CTAAAGAATGGCCAGAAGTGTTGTCCCGGCGTTATAAAGAAAATGGAAAACGGTTATTTGAGTTGTTGGGCATCGGGCGAGGGGATAAGAATGCAAGAACTAGGCACATGCTGAACATGTTCAAATTTTTTGGGGCTCCTCAGGCTATCTACATCCATATCGATGGAACCCTGGGGCCATACTCCATATTCGATGCTGGCTTGTTGGCCCAGAATATTGCCTTGTTGGCTGCCGAAAAATATTTGGGTACCTGCTTTATGGCTACTTCGGTCTGGTTTGCGGACGTTGTCCGACGTTACACGGGTATTCCTGAGTCAGATCAAATTGTCATCGGCATGGCCATCGGGCACCCGGATTGGGATGCACCGGTCAACCGTTTCCGCAGCGAGCGGGAGCCTTTAGAAGCAGTCGTCCGGTGGGTGAGCCAAAAACCGAAAGGGTTCTGAATGGGACAATTCAGAAAACTTTAGGCTCATCTCTTCTTCTCCTCCAATCTCTCTTTCCATTGTAATTTTACCGGCCATGACTTTTTTGAGCATATTTGCTATATTGTTTTTCGCGTCCAGGAACATCGCGCTTGGAGGCCGAAGATGAATTGGACCCTGGGGACGAAGTTTCTGCTGGCCATCGGGCTGGTCATCGGGCTTTCCATTGGGGGAATTTTTTATTGGACCTCCCACAAACAAGAAGAATATATATTACAGCAAGTGGAGAAACAATCTCGGATCCTTGCCCAGCAGATCCTCATAACCCGGCAATGGGTAGCCAAACACGGCGGCGTATTTGTAGAAAAGCTGCCCGGAGTAAAGACTAACCCTTACCTAAAAGACGCGGAGATTCAAGACCAAACCGGGAAGATCTATACCAAACGGAACCCGGCTTTGGTTACGCGGGAGCTATCGGATTTTGCCGA
Above is a genomic segment from Deltaproteobacteria bacterium containing:
- a CDS encoding nitroreductase, which gives rise to MNVNDAVETRKSIRAFLEKPVPLEILQEILRSAFRAPSWGNTQPGKVTVVGGEIFQTMIKEFVQEASAGEAPRTDVAIPKEWPEVLSRRYKENGKRLFELLGIGRGDKNARTRHMLNMFKFFGAPQAIYIHIDGTLGPYSIFDAGLLAQNIALLAAEKYLGTCFMATSVWFADVVRRYTGIPESDQIVIGMAIGHPDWDAPVNRFRSEREPLEAVVRWVSQKPKGF